CGGACGCACCACAGTCCAACCCGCCGTGTTACGAATACCGTTGACGATGCCGGTCTTGTCGACCGGCACGCCGATACGAATCTGGGAAAACGACAGTTGCTCGAGCACCTGGCCATTCGGGTCGAGCGTCTGGGCACGCAGCAGGAGGCCGGTTTTCTTGTCGGCCCACAGCTTGTACGCAAAGCGATACGCGTCTTTCGGATCGAGTTCGATCACCTGGCTGTCGACGCCCGCGACGCGGTCGTCGACGAGCAGCTTGGGCTCGTAAACCGACAGCACCTGTTCGCCGCTCACGGCCAGCAGCGCGGGGAACGAATCTTTGTTCTGACGTTTCTCGACGACGCACAGATGCCGCTCCGGCACGAACGTGTAGAGCTCCTCGTTATGACGCAGCATTTTGCGCGGCTTGCCGTCGAGGCTTTCGAGCTGCTCGAATTCGCCGTCTGTACGGGTCGCGTAGTGCGCGATCCGCGACGTCTGAACGAAATTGCCGCGCTGATAGACGAACGCGCCCTCGTAATTTTGCTGTTGCGCGGCCTGATGGATGCGATCGAGCAGATCCGCGGCCGTGCGACGGGCAACGAGCGGATCGTCGGTTTGTGCAAAGACCCGCGGTGTAGCGGACAACAATACGGCTGCGCAGAACAGAAATGCCGGCAGCCGCCCCCAGATAGTCGTTTTATTCAACCGCGGAGTCTGCATCAAACTATTGGCCTTGCGTAGAAACTGCGGCAGCGCGAATCAGCGGCATCGAGCCCGGCATGACCGGTTGTTGCGCGAATTGCTGGTGAGCTTCCAGATACTGGTCGAGACTGGCGTCGCGAATGATATTGGCATCTTGCGCGACCGGCTGGACCGTTGCTGTCGGCGCCATAGCCACGCGTTGCAGCGCATCGCCATGCGACTGAACCGACGCGATCTGCGCCGAGCCCGCGCCGCCCGGTACGCCTTGCAATTGCGGCACGACGATCCACGTCAGTGTGGCGGCCGCAGCCGCGACGGCAAAAGCCGGCACGACACGGCGGCGCAGCGCCAGCAAACGACGCGCGACCGGCATGGCGGCGGGCGCCAGCACGTGCGGCTCGTTGTCGAGGCGCGCGGCAAAACCGCTCAGGAACGCGCTGCTCGCCGCCGGGCTGACCGCCAGATCGTCGGAACGCAACGCGTCGCCGATCAGGTGATAGCTCGACCAGGCGGCGCGATCCTCGCCATTCAGCCCGGAAATAAACGTGTCCAGATTCAGATGCTCTTCGCCGAACAGCTCACCGTCGACAAAAGCGGATAGACGCTCGCCGCGCGAGCTGGCTTGCGATTGCATCGATACCGACCCCATGATGCTCCCCATCTTACAAATACCCCGTAGTGACACCACTAATCCAGATATTGCACCCGCGCCCCGTCCAACTGGCTGGTGGTTTACCAGCGCTTGCCTTCAGGTGTGTCAAGCAACGGACGCAATTTTGCCGCAATGGCTTCGCGAGCGCGGAAAATTCGTGATCTGACTGTGCCAATTGGGCAACCCATCATCTCAGCGATTTCCTCGTAGCTCAAACCTTCAATTTCACGAAGAGTAATGGCGGTGCGCAACTCTTCCGGTAAAACCGCCATCGCAGCATTGACCGTCTCAGCGATCTGCTTGCTCATCAACATCGACTCAGGCGTGTTGATATCCCTTAGTTGGTCCGCGTCCGAGAAAGTTTCAGCTTCTTCAGCATCTGCTTCGGTCGAGGTCGGCGCGCGCCGCCCTTGGGTCGCAAGGTAGTTCTTTGCCGTGTTGACGGCAATCCGGTACAACCACGTATAAAAGGCCGATTCTCCGCGAAACTGCGGCAACGCCCGGTACGCCTTGATAAAAGCGTCCTGAGCGACGTCTTCCACTTCGGCGGGGTCCCGCACGAGGCGCGAGATGAGCCGGAGAATCTTGCGGTGGTATTTGGAGACCAGAAGCTCGAACGCGGCCTTGTCGCCCTTCTGCACGCGCTCGACCAGCACCTGATCAATTTCTTTTTCGCTCACCTGATAAATCCGTTAACTATAGGGCGCATGGCGGGGCACCATTGTAGCGTTCCCGTCATCTGGGCACGTTACGCCGGTAACAGCGGTTACAGTCGTTACAGTCAGGCGCCGGCGCCACGCCGGCCCAGCACGGCCAGCTCCCGGAAGATGGGTGCCGGGAGCGCGTCGGCGGCAAGCAGCAGAGTGCGTGAGCGGCCCTGTTCCGGCATCAGCGCCAGAATCAGCAAGCGGCCGCTCCACTGCGAACAACCGGCGATGCGGCCTTGCGCCAGCAGCGAGCCTGTCCGACCCCAGACAGACAAGCCGTCCGGCCCGATTTTCAGCGCGACGGGCTGCGCGCGCTCATACCGAAGCGCGCAAAGCGCGAGCCATGCCCACACGGCGAGCGTCAACGGAATCGCCTGCCACGCACCCAGATGCGACGCGAGGCAAGCAAAGACAGCCGACGTCGCCGTCAGAACGAAAACCCCCAACGCAGCCCAGACGGCGACGGAGCGCCGCAGCGCAATCCGCTGCGGC
The nucleotide sequence above comes from Paraburkholderia aromaticivorans. Encoded proteins:
- a CDS encoding MucB/RseB C-terminal domain-containing protein, encoding MQTPRLNKTTIWGRLPAFLFCAAVLLSATPRVFAQTDDPLVARRTAADLLDRIHQAAQQQNYEGAFVYQRGNFVQTSRIAHYATRTDGEFEQLESLDGKPRKMLRHNEELYTFVPERHLCVVEKRQNKDSFPALLAVSGEQVLSVYEPKLLVDDRVAGVDSQVIELDPKDAYRFAYKLWADKKTGLLLRAQTLDPNGQVLEQLSFSQIRIGVPVDKTGIVNGIRNTAGWTVVRPPVEPVDMAAQGWQITPTVPGFRKIRELRRPMAARDPGQPTIPVDQAVFSDGLAAISVFVEPVENNTRKEGAGSSGATHVLVKRRGDFWITLLGEVPQTTLQQFASAIEYKAPK
- a CDS encoding sigma-E factor negative regulatory protein; translation: MGSVSMQSQASSRGERLSAFVDGELFGEEHLNLDTFISGLNGEDRAAWSSYHLIGDALRSDDLAVSPAASSAFLSGFAARLDNEPHVLAPAAMPVARRLLALRRRVVPAFAVAAAAATLTWIVVPQLQGVPGGAGSAQIASVQSHGDALQRVAMAPTATVQPVAQDANIIRDASLDQYLEAHQQFAQQPVMPGSMPLIRAAAVSTQGQ
- the rpoE gene encoding RNA polymerase sigma factor RpoE, coding for MSEKEIDQVLVERVQKGDKAAFELLVSKYHRKILRLISRLVRDPAEVEDVAQDAFIKAYRALPQFRGESAFYTWLYRIAVNTAKNYLATQGRRAPTSTEADAEEAETFSDADQLRDINTPESMLMSKQIAETVNAAMAVLPEELRTAITLREIEGLSYEEIAEMMGCPIGTVRSRIFRAREAIAAKLRPLLDTPEGKRW